In Takifugu flavidus isolate HTHZ2018 chromosome 5, ASM371156v2, whole genome shotgun sequence, the following proteins share a genomic window:
- the LOC130525974 gene encoding arrestin domain-containing protein 3-like, producing MPSVQSFTIACEALNEHGTFSEGDVLRGKVTLALIKQISAESMFVKVTGDASVHWTKRVNDRTYTYSADHRYFKLKQPLIPEWAKDVIPPGTHVYDFVFNLPSCGMPSSFRGRHGKIVYKLTATLARSWRLDRTVEQELNFNSRSIPNLPTFLLQQICTTNKEMGFFSKGNVQMDVILDRRVFAPGETIAVVAKINNSSSSEMTPKFKLKCDIVYRAQGNTNHESSTIAIVSDQCVTPRTQKTVNCALQVPRDLGLSIQNCNLISVEYRLKAYLDISFASDPKVVFPLLICPHSMIHGGAARPHSASAAGSPSNCDFPPPAAAARPYPAGATGGTLNASVPPPIMAMGPYPYSAAPPPQYPAQPAFVRGSSPYPHLASPYGSQFSSSSVLHPPPAAAAPHPPPSAPEIPPMNTYPTPPPYNATQPSAPLMNTDFLSQQDEPPPSYSLLFPESSAGQSNSKQ from the exons ATGCCTTCCGTGCAAAGTTTCACGATCGCCTGCGAGGCGCTGAACGAGCACGGGACTTTCTCGGAGGGAGATGTTCTGAGGGGCAAAGTGACGCTGGCCTTAATTAAGCAGATCAGTGCCGAAAGTATGTTTGTTAAAGTGACCGGAGACGCGAGTGTGCATTGGACGAAGAGGGTCAACGATCGCACGTACACGTATTCTGCAGATCACAGATATTTCAAACTAAAGCAGCCTTTAATTCCAGAGTGGGCGAAGG ATGTTATTCCTCCAGGTACCCATGTGTATGATTTCGTCTTTAACTTACCATCATG TGGGATGCCTTCATCATTCAGAGGGAGACACGGGAAGATCGTCTACAAGCTGACGGCAACCCTGGCCAGGAGTTGGAGGCTGGACAGAACTGTAGAACAGGAGCTTAATTTTAACTCCCGGTCCATCCCAAATCTTCCGACTTTCCTG TTACAGCAAATATGCACCACAAACAAGGAAATGGGCTTTTTCTCCAAAGGAAACGTGCAGATGGACGTCATCCTCGACAGGAGAGTTTTTGCCCCGG GTGAAACTATTGCGGTTGTTGCTAAAATCAACAATTCCTCTTCCAGTGAAATGACGCCCAAATTCAAGCTAAAGTGTGACATCGTGTATCGCGCCCAAGGCAACACAAATCACGAAAGCAGCACCATCGCCATTGTGTCCGACCAGTGCGTGACACCCCGCACACAGAAGACTGTTAACTGTGCACTCCAGGTTCCCAGAGATCTGGGTCTGTCCATCCAGAACTGCAATCTAATCTCAGTGGAATATCGCCTGAAG GCGTACTTGGATATCAGCTTCGCTTCTGATCCAAAGGTCGTCTTCCCTCTGCTCATTTGTCCACACAGCATGATCCACGGCGGCGCCGCCCGGCCCCATTCTGCCAGTGCCGCCGGGAGTCCAAGCAACTgtgattttcctcctcctgcagcagcggccAGGCCATATCCGGCTGGAGCTACAGGAGGCACTCTGAACGCCAGTGTTCCTCCTCCGATCATGGCTATGGGTCCTTACCCTTATTCGGCAGCACCACCTCCTCAGTACCCTGCTCAACCAGCGTTCGTGCGAGGGAGCAGCCCATACCCACATCTGGCTTCGCCATATGGGAGTCAGTTCTCTTCGTCCTCTGTGCTTCACCCTCCGCCTGCTGCTGCGGCACCACACCCACCCCCTAGTGCCCCGGAGATCCCACCGATGAACACATatcccacccctccaccctatAACGCAACACAACCGTCTGCGCCACTCATGAACACGGACTTCCTGTCCCAGCAGGACGAACCTCCCCCATCTTACTCGCTTCTTTTCCCGGAATCTTCTGCCGGACAAAGTAACAGCAAACAATAG
- the LOC130525975 gene encoding arrestin domain-containing protein 3-like isoform X2, which translates to MSPIKDFKLLYVAPNKENVFSGGDTVAGKVTFTLKEETKVKGVAVKVKGEAHVHWSDGTGDRKKSHSDHRRYFKDKVVLVEEGVELPKGDNSFEFKLKIPQGDFPSSFKGFHGKIVYTLEAKISRSWRVPSFEHRELRFVSTSTPPVGPATYPTSGSVDKEFGVFSKGQVQLSASVDRKLCCPGDTLFISGTVCYAASKDTKLKFSLQQKTVYRAFASTTLSDVSLCKMVGETIKGNSEETFSCQMKIPDDAVNTVHNCDIIFVDYYIKETLQRDYGLFSHFMPPYVEQVKSQSTSSQVFCPPRQKKGKWEPGSKGCLPGSSENQLDCGPGS; encoded by the exons ATGTCCCCGATCAAAGACTTCAAGCTGCTTTATGTAGCCCCGAACAAGGAGAACGTCTTTTCTGGCGGAGATACGGTGGCCGGTAAGGTCACTTTCACGCTGAAGGAGGAGACCAAAGTGAAGGGCGTCGCGGTCAAGGTAAAAGGCGAAGCTCATGTCCACTGGTCCGATGGGACCGGGGACCGGAAGAAAAGCCACAGCGACCACAGGAGATATTTCAAAGACAAAGTTGTCTTAGTGGAAGAAG GTGTTGAGCTTCCTAAAGGTGACAATAGCTTCGAGTTCAAGTTGAAAATCCCACAAGG GGACTTTCCGTCATCGTTCAAGGGGTTTCATGGCAAGATCGTTTACACGCTTGAAGCCAAGATCTCCAGGAGCTGGCGCGTGCCTTCTTTCGAACACAGAGAGCTCCGTTTTGTGTCAACGTCTACACCACCCGTTGGTCCTGCAACG TATCCTACTTCAGGCTCAGTGGACAAAGAGTTTGGAGTTTTCTCCAAAGGGCAGGTCCAGCTGTCAGCATCTGTAGACAGGAAGCTTTGCTGTCCAG GTGACACGCTATTTATTAGTGGCACCGTGTGTTACGCTGCCTCGAAGGATACAAAGCTGAAGTTCAGTTTACAGCAGAAAACCGTGTACCGTGCCTTCGCCTCTACTACACTCAGCGATGTGAGCCTGTGCAAGATGGTCGGGGAAACCATCAAAGGGAACTCGGAGGAAACGTTCTCCTGCCAAATGAAGATTCCCGACGATGCCGTCAACACTGTCCACAACTGTGACATCATTTTTGTTGACTACTACATCAAG GAAACTCTGCAGAGAGACTATGGCCTGTTCAGTCATTTCATGCCTCCGTATGTGGAACAAGTCAAAAGCCAGTCCacatccagccaggttttctgtcctcccagacAGAAAAAAGGCAAGTGGGAACCCGGATCAAAGGGTTGTCTACCTGGTAGCTCAGAAAACCAGTTGGATTGTGGGCCTGGGTCCTGA
- the LOC130525975 gene encoding arrestin domain-containing protein 3-like isoform X1, producing MSPIKDFKLLYVAPNKENVFSGGDTVAGKVTFTLKEETKVKGVAVKVKGEAHVHWSDGTGDRKKSHSDHRRYFKDKVVLVEEGVELPKGDNSFEFKLKIPQGDFPSSFKGFHGKIVYTLEAKISRSWRVPSFEHRELRFVSTSTPPVGPATYPTSGSVDKEFGVFSKGQVQLSASVDRKLCCPGDTLFISGTVCYAASKDTKLKFSLQQKTVYRAFASTTLSDVSLCKMVGETIKGNSEETFSCQMKIPDDAVNTVHNCDIIFVDYYIKVYVDISLAIDPEVKLPVVITSRLPSHGFGQAGPHPAGAPGYSDFPPPAFAPGPYPVPAPPGAYGYPAPNPTPYGNTGGYNTYWPQQPAPYGFPAPAFPSSVDQQPMPNAPPLFQPQPPPDYGSLYPPVPGSYSDTGPPEKQ from the exons ATGTCCCCGATCAAAGACTTCAAGCTGCTTTATGTAGCCCCGAACAAGGAGAACGTCTTTTCTGGCGGAGATACGGTGGCCGGTAAGGTCACTTTCACGCTGAAGGAGGAGACCAAAGTGAAGGGCGTCGCGGTCAAGGTAAAAGGCGAAGCTCATGTCCACTGGTCCGATGGGACCGGGGACCGGAAGAAAAGCCACAGCGACCACAGGAGATATTTCAAAGACAAAGTTGTCTTAGTGGAAGAAG GTGTTGAGCTTCCTAAAGGTGACAATAGCTTCGAGTTCAAGTTGAAAATCCCACAAGG GGACTTTCCGTCATCGTTCAAGGGGTTTCATGGCAAGATCGTTTACACGCTTGAAGCCAAGATCTCCAGGAGCTGGCGCGTGCCTTCTTTCGAACACAGAGAGCTCCGTTTTGTGTCAACGTCTACACCACCCGTTGGTCCTGCAACG TATCCTACTTCAGGCTCAGTGGACAAAGAGTTTGGAGTTTTCTCCAAAGGGCAGGTCCAGCTGTCAGCATCTGTAGACAGGAAGCTTTGCTGTCCAG GTGACACGCTATTTATTAGTGGCACCGTGTGTTACGCTGCCTCGAAGGATACAAAGCTGAAGTTCAGTTTACAGCAGAAAACCGTGTACCGTGCCTTCGCCTCTACTACACTCAGCGATGTGAGCCTGTGCAAGATGGTCGGGGAAACCATCAAAGGGAACTCGGAGGAAACGTTCTCCTGCCAAATGAAGATTCCCGACGATGCCGTCAACACTGTCCACAACTGTGACATCATTTTTGTTGACTACTACATCAAG GTGTATGTGGATATCAGCCTCGCCATTGATCCAGAGGTGAAGCTACCAGTGGTCATTACATCCAGATTGCCGAGCCATGGCTTTGGTCAGGCTGGTCCTCACCCTGCTGGAGCTCCCGGTTACAGTGACTTCCCTCCACCTGCCTTTGCTCCTGGACCTTATCCCGTGCCCGCACCTCCAGGCGCATATGGATACCCAGCACCTAATCCCACCCCGTACGGGAACACGGGTGGCTACAACACCTACTGGCCACAGCAGCCCGCTCCATATGgttttcctgctccagctttCCCTTCATCTGTAGATCAACAGCCAATGCCTAACgctccccctctttttcaacCACAGCCGCCCCCAGATTATGGTTCCCTCTATCCACCTGTGCCTGGTAGTTACAGCGACACTGGGCCACCTGAAAAACAATAA
- the LOC130525976 gene encoding arrestin domain-containing protein 3-like, producing the protein MSPIKDFHLVYNVPNSEETFSEGDTVGGAVSFVVTKESKVKSILVKLKGEASVSWKEGMGDDATTYSDRRRYFKVKNYLVTQEEGGSTLRPGLHNFNFTLPIPQGNFPSSFNGQNGKIIYTLEAKISRSWRMPSQIQRELKFLSRPPANRVQMLCPYSSSLSKDVGVFSKKKVQLFVTVNKNVFFPGETAAVVVNISNQSSTKMRPKVKLQECVEYRARSRTTTSSRNWGKLVGETVKGNSEGIFHFQVKIPDEIIPSILNCEIISVEYNLKVYLDISFARDPEVQLPLMIIPSTLAYLYSAAAGGAPTCSDFPPSEPSSFYGPPAPYNTQDLNTWGFQDQLPPTVAPSSEHPLFPDEGPPSYQSLWPPYNTCDALGQTKKITSNKNTSF; encoded by the exons ATGTCTCCGATCAAAGACTTCCATTTGGTTTACAATGTTCCAAACTCAGAGGAGACGTTTTCTGAGGGGGACACGGTCGGGGGGGCCGTTTCTTTCGTTGTCACAAAAGAATCTAAAGTGAAAAGTATCCTGGTGAAGCTGAAGGGAGAGGCGAGCGTGAGCTGGAAAGAAGGAATGGGAGACGACGCGACCACCTACAGCGACCGCCGGAGATACTTCAAAGTCAAGAACTACCTAGTGACGCAGGAGGAAGGCG GTTCAACACTTCGTCCTGGGCTCCATAACTTCAACTTTACACTTCCAATTCCACAGGG AAACTTTCCCTCTTCTTTCAATGGGCAGAATGGAAAGATCATCTACACGCTGGAGGCAAAGATCTCCAGGAGCTGGCGGATGCCTTCACAAATACAGAGGGAGCTCAAATTCTTGTCAAGGCCTCCTGCAAACCGTGTCCAAATGCTG TGTCCCTACTCTAGTTCGTTGAGCAAAGATGTTGGCGTGTTCTCCAAAAAAAAGGTCCAACTGTTTGTCACCgttaacaaaaatgttttcttcccAG GTGAGACTGCAGCCGTTGTGGTCAACATTTCAAACCAATCTTCCACAAAAATGAGGCCTAAAGTCAAATTACAGGAGTGCGTGGAGTACCGTGCAAGGTCCAGGACGACTACCAGTAGTCGAAACTGGGGCAAACTGGTTGGGGAAACTGTCAAAGGGAATTCCGAGGGAATTTTCCACTTCCAGGTTAAGATTCCTGATGAAATCATCCCCTCAATTCTCAACTGTGAAATCATCTCAGTGGAGTATAACCTCAAG GTTTATTTGGATATCAGCTTTGCCCGTGACCCCGAGGTGCAGTTGCCACTGATGATCATTCCTTCTACACTTGCCTACCTGTActccgctgctgctgggggggctcCCACGTGCAGTGACTTCCCTCCATCCGAGCCTTCAAGTTTCTATGGCCCTCCAGCACCATATAACACTCAGGATTTAAACACATGGGGATTCCAGGATCAGCTCCCACCGACGGTCGCTCCATCCTCGGAGCATCCCCTGTTCCCGGATGAAGGACCTCCGTCTTATCAGTCCCTTTGGCCACCATACAACACTTGTGATGCACTgggtcaaacaaaaaaaataacctCCAACAAGAATACATCATTTTGA
- the si:dkey-245n4.2 gene encoding uncharacterized protein si:dkey-245n4.2: MLSLSDECVLRGVREAFLPAHLHFLRSLTDVQSRQELQNQTPAMETRLRCVCVLALVILKGVSAVKVQNKLLGTCLQSHTGRVSLAECTPHSVGQEWNWFPEQQALVSQQNEECLTAPGGQYEGVQLKPCVFRAGADTNGAAEETEGLESQMWSCSKKGHLTLISSRLHLSASSQSTLVFLSREHKHGSKWRALDNQTLCSKRESMHHSSPLQPEGKPLEPRTYLSSASDVNKQAGSSMMGAAVTDTNHLSPSIKTTADPTMVFFSMDYGMGWKVTMLILSSLALVLGTVILILNVYSNRRRKVVCVLKSYTPRPDASVPGSPVPSERAPLTEHAMRLPLSSPALQRGEILIEWKDGSVTPLYEA, encoded by the exons ATGCTTTCGCTCAGTGATGAATGCGTGCTGCGGGGAGTGCGTGAAGCGTTTCTCCCCGCCCACTTGCACTTTCTGCGGTCTCTGACTGACGTGCAGAGCAGACAAGAACTCCAGAACCAAACACCTGCCATGGAAACACGTCTGCGCTGCGTCTGTGTGCTCGCACTCGTCATCTTGAAGG GTGTGTCAGCCGTGAAAGTTCAGAACAAACTGTTGGGGACGTGTCTGCAGTCACACACCGGCAGAGTGTCCCTGGCCGAGTGCACCCCCCACTCAGTGGGACAGGAATGGAACTGGTTCCCAGAGCAACAGGCTCTCGTGAGTCAGCAGAATGAGGAGTGTCTGACAGCACCTGGAGGGCAGTACGAAGGGGTCCAGTTGAAGCCCTGCGTCTTTCGGGCTGGAGCGGACACGAACGGCGCAGCGGAGGAAACGGAGGGTTTGGAGAGCCAGATGTGGTCGTGCTCCAAGAAGGGTCACCTGACTTTgatcagcagcaggctgcacctCAGTGCCTCTTCACAGTCCACTTTAGTGTTCCTTTCTAGGGAGCATAAACAT GGCAGCAAGTGGCGCGCACTTGACAACCAGACGTTGTGCAGTAAGAGAGAGAGCATGCATCATTCATCTCCCCTCCAGCCTGAGGGAAAACCACTGGAACCACGGACTTATCTGAGTTCTGCCTCTGATGTGAACAAACAAGCCGGATCAT CCATGATGGGAGCGGCGGTCACGGACACTAATCATTTGTCCCCAAGCATCAAAACCACTGCTGATCCCACCATGGTCTTCTTCAGTATGGATTATG GGATGGGCTGGAAGGTCACCATGCTGATTCTGAGCTCCTTGGCTCTGGTTCTGGGTACCGTGATCCTCATCCTCAACGTTTACTCCAACAG GAGAAGGaaggtggtgtgtgttctgAAGTCGTACACTCCGAGGCCAGACGCCAGTGTTCCAGGCTCGCCGGTTCCCAGCGAAAGAGCCCCGCTGACTGAGCACGCCATGCGCCTCCCCCTCTCCTCGCCCGCATTACAACGCGGAGAAATCCTGATCGAGTGGAAGGATGGCAGCGTGACCCCGCTGTACGAGGCCTGA